In a single window of the Candidatus Aminicenantes bacterium genome:
- a CDS encoding ABC transporter permease, whose protein sequence is MIAKLSIKNIWRNKRRTMITLAVITIGVSMVCLAMAYVEFVKWGYGESIIHGQTGHFQVLSVDLLTKEEDKILSYGIADWSKLAAQIKEDPRVSVVTPRINFFGLCSTGEKSNAVMVRAVLPAGEIEMGGDYINAGPLKKLLNEPEGILLGKLLAKSLQVKEGGEVTILTTAATGAMNGYDFKVIGTINTGFEEMDKRFAMVSLPTAQGLLASAKVERLAVTLRDSNDLNAALADWQKRLPTGITAQNWKQVFPDYVKALNFFNAMIGFVLPVLMLIVWFSTMNTILMSLMERSAEFATLRAMGTSKWRMFRMLVTEGAWIGLLGVILGILIEIGMAFLINRAGIMMPAPPGATAGYLLNVRNVTGIFTFVGPVTLLVVILSTIIPARRIFKLNIVRALRNG, encoded by the coding sequence ATGATTGCCAAATTATCCATAAAAAACATCTGGCGCAACAAGCGCCGCACTATGATCACTCTGGCGGTGATCACCATCGGTGTTTCCATGGTCTGCCTGGCCATGGCTTATGTGGAATTCGTCAAATGGGGCTACGGGGAAAGCATCATTCACGGCCAGACCGGGCATTTTCAGGTGCTGAGCGTTGACCTATTGACCAAGGAGGAAGACAAGATATTGTCCTATGGAATTGCTGACTGGAGCAAGCTAGCGGCGCAGATCAAAGAGGATCCGCGGGTGAGCGTGGTCACGCCGCGCATCAATTTTTTCGGCCTCTGTTCCACCGGCGAGAAGTCGAATGCGGTCATGGTCCGGGCCGTGCTGCCGGCCGGCGAGATCGAGATGGGCGGCGACTATATCAATGCCGGCCCTTTGAAAAAACTTTTAAATGAGCCCGAAGGTATCTTATTGGGAAAGCTGCTGGCCAAGAGTCTACAAGTCAAAGAGGGTGGAGAAGTAACTATTCTGACCACAGCAGCCACTGGTGCCATGAACGGCTACGATTTCAAGGTCATCGGCACGATTAATACCGGCTTCGAGGAAATGGACAAGCGCTTTGCCATGGTTTCCCTGCCAACGGCCCAGGGGTTGCTAGCCTCCGCAAAGGTGGAGCGGCTGGCCGTGACGCTGCGCGACTCCAATGATTTGAATGCTGCACTCGCCGATTGGCAGAAGCGTTTGCCCACTGGCATCACCGCCCAAAACTGGAAACAAGTTTTTCCCGATTATGTCAAGGCATTGAATTTTTTCAACGCTATGATCGGTTTTGTGCTGCCGGTGTTGATGCTGATCGTCTGGTTTTCGACCATGAACACCATCCTGATGTCCTTGATGGAACGCTCGGCCGAATTTGCCACCCTGCGCGCCATGGGGACTTCCAAGTGGCGCATGTTCCGCATGCTCGTTACCGAGGGTGCCTGGATCGGCTTGTTGGGCGTGATCCTGGGGATATTGATTGAAATCGGCATGGCCTTCCTGATCAACCGTGCCGGCATCATGATGCCGGCGCCGCCAGGGGCCACCGCCGGGTATCTGCTGAACGTGCGTAATGTAACGGGAATTTTCACTTTCGTCGGCCCGGTAACGCTGCTGGTGGTGATCCTTTCCACTATCATCCCGGCCCGGCGCATCTTCAAGCTGAACATCGTCCGCGCCCTGCGCAATGGCTGA
- a CDS encoding outer membrane lipoprotein-sorting protein, with translation MMNKIAKRLIMIVLLLWIVLPPDLFGQDGDELLAKIDRYRMVAGSFNMDVRMQDFEGDVLKEEALFRGFFAGDDRSLLICDSGKNKGMKVLMKGDDMWVNLGGSKRALRITPMQRLMGEASNGDVAKVSFKRDYTGTLLSDDGNLLKLELKAKSAGATYQRVLLYADKKTHQPLKAEFFLLSGKHFKTAYYQEGVLANGREAIARIRIEDKLNPKRYTVMENLNFHSRQFPEKYFNVMYLPQIEVD, from the coding sequence ATGATGAACAAAATCGCGAAAAGGCTGATCATGATTGTGCTCCTGCTGTGGATCGTCCTGCCCCCGGATCTTTTTGGCCAGGATGGAGACGAGCTTCTGGCAAAAATCGACCGCTACCGCATGGTGGCCGGTTCGTTCAACATGGACGTGCGCATGCAGGATTTCGAGGGCGACGTGCTCAAGGAGGAGGCGCTGTTTAGGGGTTTTTTTGCCGGCGACGACCGCAGCCTGCTGATATGCGATTCGGGCAAGAACAAGGGCATGAAAGTGCTGATGAAAGGCGACGATATGTGGGTCAACCTCGGCGGCTCCAAACGTGCCCTGCGCATCACCCCGATGCAGCGGCTGATGGGCGAAGCTTCCAACGGCGACGTGGCCAAGGTGAGCTTCAAGCGAGATTATACCGGCACGCTGCTGAGCGACGACGGCAACCTGCTGAAGCTGGAATTGAAAGCTAAAAGCGCGGGCGCTACCTATCAGCGGGTGCTGCTATATGCCGATAAAAAAACCCATCAGCCTCTGAAGGCTGAATTTTTCCTCCTTTCGGGCAAGCATTTCAAGACCGCCTATTACCAGGAAGGTGTCCTGGCCAATGGCCGGGAGGCCATTGCCAGAATCCGCATCGAGGACAAGCTCAATCCCAAGCGTTATACGGTGATGGAGAACCTCAATTTCCATTCCCGGCAATTTCCGGAAAAATACTTCAACGTCATGTACTTGCCTCAAATCGAGGTGGATTGA
- a CDS encoding ABC transporter ATP-binding protein, giving the protein MADFLNGVGITKIYPLGKTEVPALRGVDVAVQQGEFTVFAGPSGSGKTTLLNICGLIDCVSTGQLFFDGTAVTGLPDRKLVELRRRSIGFVFQNFNLEMVEKYLKRVGLWDRRRHKPAQLSGGEQQRVAIARALVKQPKLVIADEPSANLDSQNARAIVELMDSLNREDGITFIVASHDPIVIGAAHRVLYMRDGLIDGKISEN; this is encoded by the coding sequence ATGGCTGATTTTTTAAATGGCGTGGGTATTACCAAGATATATCCCCTGGGCAAAACCGAAGTGCCGGCGTTGCGCGGGGTTGATGTAGCGGTGCAGCAGGGCGAGTTTACCGTTTTTGCCGGGCCTTCGGGCTCTGGCAAGACCACGTTGCTCAATATTTGCGGTCTGATCGATTGCGTAAGCACCGGCCAGCTCTTCTTTGACGGCACAGCCGTCACTGGTCTTCCCGACCGCAAACTGGTCGAACTTCGCCGTAGGTCCATCGGCTTCGTATTCCAGAATTTCAACCTGGAAATGGTTGAAAAATACCTGAAGCGGGTGGGGCTTTGGGACAGGCGCCGGCACAAACCAGCACAGCTGTCGGGCGGCGAGCAGCAACGCGTGGCCATCGCCCGGGCCCTGGTCAAGCAGCCCAAGCTGGTCATCGCCGATGAACCATCGGCCAATCTCGATTCACAAAACGCCAGAGCCATTGTCGAATTGATGGACTCGCTCAACCGTGAAGATGGCATTACTTTCATCGTAGCTTCGCATGATCCCATCGTTATCGGGGCGGCCCACCGGGTGCTGTACATGCGCGACGGCTTGATCGACGGCAAAATTTCAGAAAATTGA